A genomic segment from uncultured Desulfuromonas sp. encodes:
- a CDS encoding biopolymer transporter ExbD translates to MINVRQSLRRNNNRTADINISPLIDLVFLLLIFFMVTTSFVKETGIEVERPEAGSAAIAENSTILVAVTKDGEVFFDRQRVDVRTVRSHIAQALVENPGGEVIVVADKFSHTGVIVQVMDQCRLAGARQVHLAADNGHE, encoded by the coding sequence ATGATTAATGTCAGACAAAGTTTACGCCGTAATAACAACCGCACCGCGGACATCAATATTTCACCGCTCATCGACCTGGTGTTTCTGTTGTTGATTTTCTTTATGGTCACCACCAGTTTCGTCAAGGAAACCGGCATCGAGGTCGAGCGCCCGGAAGCGGGCAGCGCGGCCATAGCCGAGAACAGCACCATTCTTGTCGCGGTCACCAAGGACGGTGAAGTATTTTTCGACCGCCAGCGTGTCGATGTGCGCACGGTGCGCAGCCATATCGCTCAGGCGCTGGTGGAAAACCCCGGCGGCGAGGTGATCGTCGTCGCCGACAAGTTCAGCCATACCGGCGTCATTGTTCAGGTGATGGACCAATGCCGTCTGGCCGGGGCCAGGCAAGTCCATCTGGCCGCCGACAACGGACACGAGTAA